The stretch of DNA CTTTGACTTTTGACGAAAAGGTTCAACATTCATTAGGTATTACTTGGGGTGTTCAACCATTATTGACAGAAAAGCCAAAGTCAACTGATGACATGTTTGAAGTAGCTGCTAAAGTTGCTAAAGAACATGGTTATGTTAAAGATGGTGACTTGGTAATCATCGTTGCTGGTGTTCCAGTTGGTGATTCAGGTACAACTAATTTGATGAAGCTGCAAATTATCGGTAGTAAGCTTGCACAAGGCTTAGGTGTTGGTAATGGCTCTGTTGTTGGCAAGACTGTTGTTGTTAACAGTGCTGAAGAAGCTAATAGCAAGGTTCAAGAAGGAGACATCTTAGTATCTAAGACTACAGATCCAGATTACATGCCTGCAATTAAGAAGGCTTCTGGTTTAGTAGTTGAAGCATCTGGTTTAACTTCACATGCTGCTGTTGTTGGTTTGTCATTGGGTATTCCAGTTGTTGTTGGTGTCACTGACGCCACTGAAAAGATTACTAGTGGTACAACGATTACAGTTGATGCTCGTCGGGGAGCTATTTATCAGGGTGAAATTTCTAACCTGTAATTTAAGATAATTAATTAAAAAATAGTCAGCTTAGGTGCTGGCTATTTTATTTTGCGGCAATTTCTTTTATACTAGTAAAGATAGAATTATGTAAAATTAGGAGAAGTGACTATGCTAGGCACGATTGAAACAGGTAAAGTAATTGATCAAAATGAAGACGCATATTATGTTCAAATTGATGGGATCACTTATGAGTTAAAGCGTAAAGAAATTACGCAAGAAGAAAAACCACAAATTGGCGATGATGTTCGCGGCTTTTTATATGATGATAAGCAGCATAATCGTGAAATGACCCAGTTCTTACCCTTTGCACAAGCTGACCAATATGGTTGGGGTAAGGTCACGGATGTGAAATATAATTTAGGTGTTTTTGTTGATATTGGGCTGCCAGATAAAGATGTTGTCTTGTCTGTTGATGATTTACCCTTTAATAAAGATCGCTGGCCGCGTAAGGATGATCAATTATTAGTTCATCTTGAAACGGATGACAAGAATCGTGTTTGGGCAAAATTAGCTGATGAAAATATTTTTGATCAATTGGCGGCACACTTTCCTAACGATATGAAAAATAAAAATATTTTTGGTACTGTTTATGCTAGCCGGGATCTTGGTGCGTTTGTAATTACTAAGGAATATTATTTGGGTTTTGTGCATTCATCACAGATGGCACGTCCATTGCGGCTAGGTGAGCAATTTAAGGGACGTGTTGTTGGCATTAGCCAGTATGGCCGGCTTAATCTAAGTAGCCTACCGCGAGCTTTTGAAGAAATTGATGATGATGCCCAAATGGTCTTAATGAGTTTACGACGAATGAATACCAAAACCTTGCCGTTTTATGATAAGTCTGATGCTCAAGAAATTAAAAATTATTTTGGCATTTCAAAGTCAGCTTTTAAGCGGGCTCTAGGTCACTTGTTAAAAGCAGGCTATATTGCTGAAGATAAAGTTGCTGGCACAATTAGTTTAATTAACGATCCTAATAATGAGCAAAATGAATAAGCTGCAAGAACAGGTAGAAGATTATCTGCGTTATAGTCAGATTGAACGTGGTTTAAGCGATAATACAATTACTGCATACAGGCAGGACTTAATGGAATTTGTTAATTTCTTACATGAAGAAAATTTAACTACATGGCCGACAAAGGCCCTGGATATTGATGCTTTTTTAGCACAACAGCACGATTTAAATAAGGCGACAAGTTCAATTAGCCGGATGATCTCAAGTTTAAGAAAATTCTATCAATGGTTAGCACGGCAAAATATTCAAAAGCTAAACCCAATGTTAGAAATTGATCCGCCAAAAAAGGAACATCGTTTGCCGGTGGCATTAACAATTACTGAAGTTGATCAGCTGTTAGCACAGCCAGATATTCACCAAAAGTTGGGTTTGCGTGATCGGGCATTATTGGAAACTTTGTACGCAACGGGGATTCGGGTTAGTGAATTGATCAATCTTAAGTTTGATAATTTACATGAAGATTTAAAATTGCTTAAGGTACTTGGTAAGGGCTCTAAGGAACGTTTAATTCCGATTAGTGCGGTCGCTATTTCTTGGATTCAGCGTTATCAGACAAAAGTGCGAGAACCTTTACTCCTAAAAGCGGGTAAGGCAAGTGATTATATTTTTCTGAATAATCGCGGCGGCAGTTTAACTCGGCAAGCTGTTTGGCAAATAATCAAACGTTATTGTCGTATGGCAGGAATTGCTAAAGATGTCACGCCCCATACATTACGGCATACGTTTGCGACACATTTATTAGAAAACGGTGCAGATTTGCGTGTAGTTCAGGAAATTTTGGGTCATTCGGATATTAGTACAACGCAAATTTATACTAATTTATCGCAAAAACATATTTTGCAGGTTTACGCTAAAACTCATCCGCGAACTTGAATTTAGGTGATCAAATGTTAATTGAATGTAAAAATGATAAGGAAAAAGTAGCAATGGGGCTACTTTCTTATCTGCCAGATTTTAAAAATTTAGCAAATTTAAAGGATGAAATTGCCTTAAATAAAAATAGCTCTGAATTTCAGCTTTATCTCTATCGCGGAGATGATGCTAACTTTGTAGGGGTCATTGGAACACAGAATAATGCTGCTTTTGTTATAATTCGGTATCTTTCATTTGCACCGGATTATCGCAGTCACAAATATGAGGCTGCAGCGATTCGTGAACTTGCAGCCAGTAACCCTAAGAAAAAGATAACAGCTTTGCCTGAATATACTTATCTGCTTAAATATTTAACGGAAAATAATAACAATGAGTGATGATTTAACTTTAGAATTACCTAACTTTGAGGGGCCGCTTGATTTATTATTGCATCTAATTAAGTCACAAAAAATCGATATTTATGATATTCCAATTGCTCAAATAACGGAACAGTATTTGGCGTATCTGCAACAGATGCAACAACTTAATTTACAAATTGCTGGTGAATACTTTGTAATGTCAGCAACTTTATTACGTATCAAGTCCCAATCATTGTTACCGCAAAATGATTTTATTGATGAAAATGAAGTGGAAGAAGATCCACGTGATGAATTAGTACAGCAATTAGTACAGTATTCGCTCTTTAAAAAAGTTTCAGCATATTTCAAAAAGCGGAATGAACAAGTTCCCATTACTGCGGCTAAAGAAGCAAGTGTGCCACAAACGCAAAAGGTGCAGCCGCTGCCACTAGGTCAAATTACGGCAACAGAGTTAGCTAACACTTTTATAGTGGTTTTACAACGATTGAAAATTAGAAAGCCTGATCTGGTGTCAGTTAAAGTAAAAGAAACGCCAATTACTAAAATGATCACTTTTTTGGAAACAAAAATTGCTCAGCACAACAAAGTTAGTTTTTTTGCTTGCAGCGATCAAATGAAGAGTTTATCCGATATTATCGGTCTTTTTTTGGCGTTGCTTGAACTTTGCAAAAAACAAAAAATTAAGGTTAGGCAAATACGTACCTTTGGCGATTTAGAATTAGAGGGAATTAAGATTAATGGTCAGTAAAATCGCACAGTTAGAAGCTCTTCTTTATGTAGCCGGTGACAATGGCATTGCTAGTAAAAATTTATGTGAATTATTGCAAGTCGGGCAATCAGCCTTGCGGGAATTAATCAAGAGCTTGACAGACAAGTTGCAGCAAAATTCAGATTCAGGTTTGCAAGTGTTGCAAATTAACGATAATTACAAGCTTACAACAAGACCAGAAGTTGGTCCTACGGTTGCTAATTATTTTCAAAAGGATTTAACTAAAACGTTGAGTCAGTCAGCTTTAGAGATTTTAGCGATTGTTGCGTATCGGCAACCGATAACACGTGTAGAGATTGATGAAATTCGCGGTGTTAATTCGTCAGGAGCACTGCAGACACTTATTTGGCGAGGGTTAGTTAAGATTAATGGTAAAAAAGATGCACCGGGACACCCCAATGTTTATGTCACGAGTGATTATTTTTTACAGTATTTTGGTTATCAGAGTCTTTCTGACCTGCCGCTGATTGAGGATTTTGCTGATGATAATATTAATGCTGAAGGTGAAATAGATTTGTTTGCAGCTAGAGGTCAAGCGGATAAGGGTTTGGCTCAGGCTCAAAAAGGAGATAGATAATGACGTTACAACGTTTACAAAAAGTTATTGCGGAAGCTGGGATAGCTTCTAGACGGAAGGCCGAAAAATTAATTACAGCAGGTCGAGTGACCGTTGATGGTCACACTGTGACCCAATTGGGAACCAAAGTTGAAACTTTCAGTAATATTACTGTTGATGGTGAGCCAATTGAGCGTGAAAGTCTGCATACTTATTTGTTTTATAAGCCGCGCGGCGTAATTTCGACAGCTAGTGACAATAAGGGACGAAAGACGGTAGTTGATTTCTTTAGTGAGTTGCCATACCGGTTATATCCTGTTGGTCGGCTCGACTATGATACGTCGGGGCTGTTGTTAATGACTAATGATGGTGAACTAGCTAACTTATTGATGCATCCACGTAATAAAGTTGCTAAAGTTTACGTTGCTAGAATTGAAGGTCAATTGCTGCCAGAGGAAATTAAGCAGTTAACTCACGGGGTTGAATTTGATCATCATCGGAGTAGTCCGGCAAAGGTTAAAGTTATTCGCACTGATAGAAAGCGTAATCGGCAAATTGTCCAGTTGACCATTCATGAGGGTCATTACCACCAAGTTAAGAAGATGTTTAAGGCTGTTCACCACCAAGTTGAAAAACTGGCCCGAGAAAAGTATTCCTTCTTAACACTTGATGGATTAATTTCTGGTCAATATCGTGAGCTATCACATGAAGAAGTTGACAGACTGAAACATGTAGATTAGTATAGAATTGTTAATTAAATAAAAGTTTGTTGTCTTCAGGGCAGGGTGTAAATCCCGACCGGTGGTGCGAGTCCACGACCCACGTGAGTGGTTGAATCTTTTAAGATACCGATAGTTAAAGTCTAGATGAAAGAAGACAGACTAAACTAGAAGAGAAGACAAGATCTTACTTTTATTAAGTCTGTTGCTTAGAAGCGACAGGCTTAATTTTTTGGAGGTAGGATCTTGAAGAGTAGAAGTTCAAATAATTTGGCTAATATTATTGCCTATGCATTGATTGGTACAATTTCGTTTGTATTAATGGAATTGGCGTTTCCGTTACCGATTGCTAGTTTTTTGAAATTTGATTTCTCAGATGTCATTGTGACTATCGGTACTTTTCTGTTTGGCATTGGCCCTGGGATTTTTATTGCTGTAATTAGAATGTTAATTGATTTAATTGTTAAGGGTTTTATGTTGCCTAGCATTGTAGGACAACTAGCAGCATTACTGGCATCGATTTCTTTTGCCTTGCCATTTTATTACATGACCAAGAATGTAACAGCTAATGAAAAAGGTATTGTTAATCGTCATTTAAAACCAATTTTGGGCATTGTTTTAGGAATTATTGCAATGACAGTTGTTTTGGCAACACTTAATTTTTTGATTTTGACACCAATGTATGCTGTGACAACAATGCCTAAGCTGCCAGCAATTCATGGTTATGCCGGATTACTTAGTTTTACTGAAAAAGTGTATTTAGGGCAACTCTTGCATATTCCTTCATGGAATGCTTATCTTTTTGGCATTATTGTACCGTTTAATTTACTGAAAGGCTTAATTAACGGGGTAGTCGTTTACTTATTATTCGAAACAGTTTTACGTAGTTTGAAGCCATTTGTTCAAAAACACTTTAATCTTAAAAAATAATTTTTTAGAATAATAGAATTAATCGGTCATGCAAATGACCGATTTTTTTGCGCCAGATAGCTATTAAATATGCTAAAATTAAGCAAGTTAGGTGCAGGGAGGTATTTTTGATGAAGCAAAAACAAGAAAGGCTATATGAACATTATCAGCGGCCAGCTGAACCTAGGACCGCTTGTTATAAGTCAACATCTAAAGGCTGGATTGTTACTATTGTAATTTTGCTGGTTGTAATTGTTGCGCTTGTACCTGTTGTTCATCATTTGGCTGCAAATAGCAAAGCTGGAAATCAAAGTAGTCAAAGTAATCAAGCAGTTGAGTTGCAGCGTTCGCAGTCTAAAAAGCAGCAAAAAGTCAAAATTACCGCTAAAAAGTCAAAAATTAATGGCAAACGTCGGCAAAAAATATCGGCAAAAAAGCGCCGTAAGAAAGTTAAGCAATTAAAGCAATATGTAGTTCAAGATGGTGATTCTTTAACAAGTATTGCGCAAAAGCATCATCTTGATGTTAGCAGCTTGGCGCAGCTTAATAATATTGACGTTGACAGCCAAATAGAAACCGGACAAACTCTGCGGTTAAAGTAAATTTTAGAAAGGAGAGGGACTAACGCGTCCCTTTTTGATTGAATGCAAGTAGCAATTGATGGACCAGCTTCAGCTGGCAAAAGCACAGTCGCAAAGATTATTGCGCAAAAGTTGAATTTTATTTATATCGATACGGGAGCAATGTATCGCGCATGTACAGTTATTGCTCGCGACAATAAATTAGATTATGGGGATGAGGCTGCGATTTTAGCTGCGATTGACCGTGTGGGGATTGAATTACGATCAGTTAATGGTGAGCAAAAAGTTTATGCTGGAAATAAGGATATTTCGCTTGCAATTAGGACACCAACGATTTCCGCTAATGTTTCGCAAGTATCAGCATTAGCCGGTATACGGACAAAAATGGTTAGTTTACAACGGCAAATGGCTGGTAAAGTTGACGTTATTATGGATGGCCGTGATATTGGAACTACAGTTTTACCTAATGCAGAAGTTAAAATCTTTTTGGTAGCCTCGCCGCGATCACGTGCTGAAAGACGGCTGCATGATTTTCAGGAGCGTGGCATTAAATCGACTAAAACAGTTGCTGAAATTGAGCACGACATTGCTGAACGTGACTACAAAGATTCACACCGTAAGGTTTCACCGTTAAAAAAAGCGCCAGATGCGGTTGAAATTGACACTACCACTATGTCAATTGACCAAGTTGTTAGTGCAATTTTGGCTGAAATTAAAAAAAGTCAAAAAAAACTATAAAAAACGGGTTAAAACAGTAGAAAAAAAACTCACTTTCATTTAAAATTAGATTATGATATTGGGAGGTAAATAATGTCAGAAAACAGTAATCAATTTTTAGATGCATTGAAACAAATGCAAGGAGTTGAGGTCGGAGATATCGTCGATGTAGAAGTATTAGACGTTGAAGACGGCCAAATTGATGTCGGTGTTGAAAATGCCGGTGTCGAAGGTGTAATCCCTCGTCGTGAATACACTTCAGATCGCAACGCCGATTTACGTGATCTTGTTAAGCCAGGAGACAAGCTTAAGGCTTTAGTTTTGAGAAAAGCTGGTGGCGACAAAGAAAACGGTGAGTTCTTCTTCTCAGTTACTCGTCTTAAGGAAAGAGAAGCCTATGACGAATTACAAAAGGACTTTGAAGCAGGCAAGACAATCGAAGGTACAGTTACAGCTTCAGTTCGTGGCGGTTTATTAGTTGACGTTGGTACAAGAGGATTCTTGCCAGCTTCACTTATTTCTAACCGTTATGTTTCCGATCTTAAGCCTTACATTGGTAAGACAATGAAACTTAAGATTACCGAAATTGATCCAAGTAAGAATCGTCTGATTCTATCACACAAGGATTTAATTGAAGAAGAACGTGAAGAAGCCTTTGATAAGGTAGCATCACAATTAGTTGTTGGTGATGTTGTTGAAGGTAAAGTTTCTCGTTTGACTAACTTTGGCGCTTTTGTTGATGTTGGTGGTGTTGACGGTTTAGTCCACATTTCAGAAATTTCATATAAGCACGTTGAGAAGCCTAGTGATGTACTTAAGGCTGGTCAAACTGTTAAAGTTAAAGTTATTGGTATTGATGATGATAGACATCGCATCTCCCTTTCAATCAAGCAAACTGAACCTTCTCCATTTGAACAAGCTACAGCAGACTTACATGAAGGTGATATTTTCGAAGGTGAAGTTAAATCATTGACTAACTTTGGTGCTTTTGTTGAAGTTGCCGATGGTATTCAAGGTTTAGTTCACGTTTCAGAAATTTCATACAAGCATGTCGATAAGCCTAGCGATGTTTTGGAAGTTGGTCAAACTGTTAAGGTCAAGGTTTTGAACATTGATCCAAGTGAACGTCGGATTTCACTTTCAATGAAGGCAGCTGATTCTAAAGGCTCTGACAATGAAGGTTCTCGTTCACACAGTTCATACAACAATAGAAACTCAGTTAACAAGAAGTACATGAGTAATGATGATAGTGGTTTTGCTTTAGGTGACATTATTGGTGACCAATTGAAAGACCGTCGTTAATTACAATAAAAAAGCCGACTGCATAGCCGGCTTTTTTTATTTTATAAAGGAGGCTGAGAAATGGTTTTACCAGTAGTTGCAATTGTTGGCCAGCCAAATGTTGGTAAATCAACGCTTTTCAACCGGATTATTAATGAGCGCTTGGCAATCGTTGAAGATAAGCCGGGCGTTACACGGGACCGTAATTATGCGCAAGCTGAATGGATGGGACATAAATTTGATCTCATTGACACAGGTGGGATTACCTGGGAAAATGGTCGAATTGAAGATGAAATTCGTGCACAGGCAGAAATTGCGATTGATGAAGCTGATGTAATTGTCATTTTGACCAGTGTTACTAACCATTTAACCGATCTAGATGAACGAATTGCCCATTTACTTTATCGGACCAAGAAGCCGATTATATTGGCAGTTAATAAGGCAGATAATCCTGAGCAACGAGCCGATATTTATGATTTTTATAGTTTGGGTTTAGGGGATCCCGTTCCTGTATCCAGTGTTCACGGTACAGGGATTGGAGATTTACTTGACCGAATTGTTAGTGAATTGCCTAAGGACTTGGCTAAAAAAGATGAAAGCGAAATTTCTTTTAGTGTTATTGGCCGACCAAATGTTGGTAAGTCATCCATCGTTAATCGCTTAGTTGGCGAGGAACGTGTAATCGTTAATAACGAAGAAGGAACAACTCGTGATGCCGTTGATAGTCCATTTATCGGTGAGGACGGTACAAAATTCCGAATTGTTGATACGGCTGGTATTAGACGCCGTGGCAAGGTTTACGAAAAGACAGAAAAGTATTCTGTTATGCGCGCAATGGGAGCAATTGAGCACTCTGACGTTGTCTGTTTGGTCTTAGATGCAAGTACAGGTATTCGCGAGCAAGACAAGCATGTTGCGGGGTATGCTCATGATGCTGGTCGGGGAATTATTATCATTGTTAATAAATGGGATCTTCCTAAAAAAAATAGTTCCAGTGGCAAAGAATTTGAGCAAACCATTCGCCAAGAATTTCAATATTTGGATTATGCACCGATTTTGTTTGTTTCTGCTAAAACGGGACAACGTTTAGAACAAATTCCTGAAATGGTTAAACAGGTTTACCATAATCAAAATCAACGGATTAAATCAAGCGTATTAAACGATCTCCTGCTAGAAGCAAGTAAATTGGTACCGACACCAATGGTCAAGGGAAAACGGCTTAGAGTGTATTATATGACCCAAGTTTCAACTAATCCGCCCACATTTGTTGTCTTTGTGAATGATCCAGAATTAATGCATTTTTCATACCAGCGATTTTTAATTAATCAATTAAGAGAGAATTTTGACTTCAGTGGTACGCCAATTAAAATTATTGCCCGCAAGAGAAAGTAATTTGTATATACTAAATTAATTAAAAACACAATTTTTTAGTAAAAAAGCTTGTTGAGGTAAGGCTTTTGTGCTATTTTGAGTGCAAGGAAGCAGTGATTAGTACAAATCATTATTTCTTGTTCTTCAGTTCGAAGAATAGTTTTTTAGGTTTTAATTAAAACCTAAATTTTGGGAGGTGAATTCCAGATGGCAAATAAAGCAGAATTAGTTTCAGAAGTAGCTTCAAAAACTAACTTAACTAAAAAGGATGCAGCTACTGCTGTTGACGCAATTTTTAGTTCAATCCAAGAGGATCTTGCTAAAGGTGACAAGGTACAATTGATTGGGTTCGGTACTTTTGAAGTTCGGCAACGTGCAGCTCGTAAGGGACGTAACCCACAAACTGGTGATGAAATTGAAATCCCAGCAAGTAGTGTTCCTGCATTTAGACCGGGTAAAGCTCTTAAAGAGTCTGTTAAATAATTTAATAGTTTTTAGCAAAAAAGATGGTAACTTAAGTTATCATCTTTTTTGCTTTTTTAAAACAGGTCGGTAAATTTCGTGTTACTAGATTTTTATGTCATAATAAAAGTAACGGAGGGACAGAAATGTATTCTGAACAATTACTTGATGCGATTGAACAGCAAGATTTTTCACAAGAAAAGATTTTGCTTAAAAAAGCACTGGATAACGATGAGCCAGAAGTATTAGCTTCGCTGGCAGAAAATTTAACCGGCTTGGGTTTTACTAATTTGGCTAAAGAAGTTTACCGCAGCTTAATTGCTCAATTTCCTAAAGAAGACCTGTTTAAGGTATACTTGGCGGAAATTTTGTTAAATGATGGTAAAGACGATGATGGGTTATCATTGCTTTATGCAATTCAACCTAATTCGGCAGCTTATCTTGATAGTTTGTTGGTGCAGGCTGATTATTACCAAACTAGCGGCTTACTTGAAACGGCATATAGTAAGCTGATACAAGCTGCTAAAATTGCTCCAGATGAAGACGTAGTTAAATTTGGTTTAGCTGAATTAGACTACTTAAGTGGGCATTATGAGCGTGCTTTAAGTTTGTATCAAGACTTATTAAAGCGACAAAAAAGTTTCAGTGAAGTTAATCTGATTGACCGCCTGTTTCAAACTTTAGCTAAACTGGGGCGTTATGAAGAGGCCAGCAA from Lactobacillus sp. ESL0785 encodes:
- a CDS encoding HU family DNA-binding protein — encoded protein: MANKAELVSEVASKTNLTKKDAATAVDAIFSSIQEDLAKGDKVQLIGFGTFEVRQRAARKGRNPQTGDEIEIPASSVPAFRPGKALKESVK
- the cmk gene encoding (d)CMP kinase — its product is MQVAIDGPASAGKSTVAKIIAQKLNFIYIDTGAMYRACTVIARDNKLDYGDEAAILAAIDRVGIELRSVNGEQKVYAGNKDISLAIRTPTISANVSQVSALAGIRTKMVSLQRQMAGKVDVIMDGRDIGTTVLPNAEVKIFLVASPRSRAERRLHDFQERGIKSTKTVAEIEHDIAERDYKDSHRKVSPLKKAPDAVEIDTTTMSIDQVVSAILAEIKKSQKKL
- a CDS encoding S1-like domain-containing RNA-binding protein, with product MLGTIETGKVIDQNEDAYYVQIDGITYELKRKEITQEEKPQIGDDVRGFLYDDKQHNREMTQFLPFAQADQYGWGKVTDVKYNLGVFVDIGLPDKDVVLSVDDLPFNKDRWPRKDDQLLVHLETDDKNRVWAKLADENIFDQLAAHFPNDMKNKNIFGTVYASRDLGAFVITKEYYLGFVHSSQMARPLRLGEQFKGRVVGISQYGRLNLSSLPRAFEEIDDDAQMVLMSLRRMNTKTLPFYDKSDAQEIKNYFGISKSAFKRALGHLLKAGYIAEDKVAGTISLINDPNNEQNE
- the scpB gene encoding SMC-Scp complex subunit ScpB, which encodes MVSKIAQLEALLYVAGDNGIASKNLCELLQVGQSALRELIKSLTDKLQQNSDSGLQVLQINDNYKLTTRPEVGPTVANYFQKDLTKTLSQSALEILAIVAYRQPITRVEIDEIRGVNSSGALQTLIWRGLVKINGKKDAPGHPNVYVTSDYFLQYFGYQSLSDLPLIEDFADDNINAEGEIDLFAARGQADKGLAQAQKGDR
- the rpsA gene encoding 30S ribosomal protein S1, coding for MSENSNQFLDALKQMQGVEVGDIVDVEVLDVEDGQIDVGVENAGVEGVIPRREYTSDRNADLRDLVKPGDKLKALVLRKAGGDKENGEFFFSVTRLKEREAYDELQKDFEAGKTIEGTVTASVRGGLLVDVGTRGFLPASLISNRYVSDLKPYIGKTMKLKITEIDPSKNRLILSHKDLIEEEREEAFDKVASQLVVGDVVEGKVSRLTNFGAFVDVGGVDGLVHISEISYKHVEKPSDVLKAGQTVKVKVIGIDDDRHRISLSIKQTEPSPFEQATADLHEGDIFEGEVKSLTNFGAFVEVADGIQGLVHVSEISYKHVDKPSDVLEVGQTVKVKVLNIDPSERRISLSMKAADSKGSDNEGSRSHSSYNNRNSVNKKYMSNDDSGFALGDIIGDQLKDRR
- a CDS encoding pseudouridine synthase — protein: MTLQRLQKVIAEAGIASRRKAEKLITAGRVTVDGHTVTQLGTKVETFSNITVDGEPIERESLHTYLFYKPRGVISTASDNKGRKTVVDFFSELPYRLYPVGRLDYDTSGLLLMTNDGELANLLMHPRNKVAKVYVARIEGQLLPEEIKQLTHGVEFDHHRSSPAKVKVIRTDRKRNRQIVQLTIHEGHYHQVKKMFKAVHHQVEKLAREKYSFLTLDGLISGQYRELSHEEVDRLKHVD
- a CDS encoding LysM peptidoglycan-binding domain-containing protein, producing MKQKQERLYEHYQRPAEPRTACYKSTSKGWIVTIVILLVVIVALVPVVHHLAANSKAGNQSSQSNQAVELQRSQSKKQQKVKITAKKSKINGKRRQKISAKKRRKKVKQLKQYVVQDGDSLTSIAQKHHLDVSSLAQLNNIDVDSQIETGQTLRLK
- the xerD gene encoding site-specific tyrosine recombinase XerD → MSKMNKLQEQVEDYLRYSQIERGLSDNTITAYRQDLMEFVNFLHEENLTTWPTKALDIDAFLAQQHDLNKATSSISRMISSLRKFYQWLARQNIQKLNPMLEIDPPKKEHRLPVALTITEVDQLLAQPDIHQKLGLRDRALLETLYATGIRVSELINLKFDNLHEDLKLLKVLGKGSKERLIPISAVAISWIQRYQTKVREPLLLKAGKASDYIFLNNRGGSLTRQAVWQIIKRYCRMAGIAKDVTPHTLRHTFATHLLENGADLRVVQEILGHSDISTTQIYTNLSQKHILQVYAKTHPRT
- a CDS encoding segregation/condensation protein A, translated to MSDDLTLELPNFEGPLDLLLHLIKSQKIDIYDIPIAQITEQYLAYLQQMQQLNLQIAGEYFVMSATLLRIKSQSLLPQNDFIDENEVEEDPRDELVQQLVQYSLFKKVSAYFKKRNEQVPITAAKEASVPQTQKVQPLPLGQITATELANTFIVVLQRLKIRKPDLVSVKVKETPITKMITFLETKIAQHNKVSFFACSDQMKSLSDIIGLFLALLELCKKQKIKVRQIRTFGDLELEGIKINGQ
- the der gene encoding ribosome biogenesis GTPase Der; protein product: MVLPVVAIVGQPNVGKSTLFNRIINERLAIVEDKPGVTRDRNYAQAEWMGHKFDLIDTGGITWENGRIEDEIRAQAEIAIDEADVIVILTSVTNHLTDLDERIAHLLYRTKKPIILAVNKADNPEQRADIYDFYSLGLGDPVPVSSVHGTGIGDLLDRIVSELPKDLAKKDESEISFSVIGRPNVGKSSIVNRLVGEERVIVNNEEGTTRDAVDSPFIGEDGTKFRIVDTAGIRRRGKVYEKTEKYSVMRAMGAIEHSDVVCLVLDASTGIREQDKHVAGYAHDAGRGIIIIVNKWDLPKKNSSSGKEFEQTIRQEFQYLDYAPILFVSAKTGQRLEQIPEMVKQVYHNQNQRIKSSVLNDLLLEASKLVPTPMVKGKRLRVYYMTQVSTNPPTFVVFVNDPELMHFSYQRFLINQLRENFDFSGTPIKIIARKRK
- a CDS encoding ECF transporter S component → MLKSRSSNNLANIIAYALIGTISFVLMELAFPLPIASFLKFDFSDVIVTIGTFLFGIGPGIFIAVIRMLIDLIVKGFMLPSIVGQLAALLASISFALPFYYMTKNVTANEKGIVNRHLKPILGIVLGIIAMTVVLATLNFLILTPMYAVTTMPKLPAIHGYAGLLSFTEKVYLGQLLHIPSWNAYLFGIIVPFNLLKGLINGVVVYLLFETVLRSLKPFVQKHFNLKK
- a CDS encoding reductase, whose protein sequence is MLIECKNDKEKVAMGLLSYLPDFKNLANLKDEIALNKNSSEFQLYLYRGDDANFVGVIGTQNNAAFVIIRYLSFAPDYRSHKYEAAAIRELAASNPKKKITALPEYTYLLKYLTENNNNE